From Actinomycetes bacterium, a single genomic window includes:
- a CDS encoding NAD(P)/FAD-dependent oxidoreductase: MSSIEVDYTIIGAGPTGLYGAYYAGFRGWSSAVIDALPEVGGQITAMYPEKDIFDVAGFPSVRGRILVEQLKEQADQFSPQYVLGEQAAELKAPEDGPITITTTQGTTVTTKALCITGGIGSFRPRPLPAGAGWEERGLVFFVPKPDEHADKDIVIVGGGDSALDWAHMLHPIARSVTVVHRRDQFRAHAAMVDQARDLGIELLTPCEVTALRGESQVEEVEVTGKKDGSVRVLPAQTVVAALGFIANIGPIADWGLELEKRHITVDTQMRTNLPGVFAAGDIAVYPGKVPLISIAFGEAALAVNNAAPIINPELGVFPGHSSGESN, from the coding sequence ATGAGTTCCATCGAGGTCGACTACACCATCATCGGTGCCGGGCCCACTGGCCTGTATGGCGCCTACTACGCAGGTTTCCGCGGCTGGTCCAGCGCCGTCATCGACGCACTACCCGAAGTGGGTGGTCAGATCACCGCGATGTACCCGGAGAAAGATATTTTCGATGTCGCCGGTTTCCCCTCGGTACGCGGGCGAATTCTGGTGGAACAGCTCAAAGAGCAGGCCGATCAGTTCTCCCCGCAGTACGTGTTGGGTGAACAGGCTGCGGAGTTGAAGGCTCCGGAAGACGGGCCGATCACCATCACTACGACCCAAGGCACCACCGTCACCACCAAAGCGCTGTGTATCACTGGCGGGATTGGCTCGTTCCGACCGCGCCCATTGCCGGCAGGGGCTGGCTGGGAGGAACGCGGTTTGGTGTTCTTCGTTCCTAAGCCCGATGAACACGCGGATAAAGACATTGTGATTGTCGGCGGTGGTGACTCGGCGCTTGACTGGGCGCACATGCTGCATCCGATCGCCCGCAGCGTGACCGTTGTGCATCGTCGTGATCAGTTCCGGGCGCATGCGGCGATGGTGGATCAGGCGCGGGATTTGGGGATCGAACTGCTCACCCCATGTGAGGTCACCGCGCTGCGCGGCGAGAGCCAGGTGGAAGAAGTAGAGGTCACCGGCAAGAAAGATGGCAGCGTGCGGGTGCTTCCTGCCCAAACCGTCGTGGCAGCGCTTGGCTTCATCGCCAACATTGGCCCGATCGCTGACTGGGGCCTGGAGCTGGAGAAGCGCCACATTACGGTTGACACGCAGATGCGCACCAACCTGCCAGGGGTCTTTGCCGCCGGCGATATCGCGGTCTACCCCGGCAAGGTGCCGCTGATCTCTATTGCGTTCGGTGAGGCTGCCTTGGCCGTCAATAACGCCGCTCCGATCATCAATCCAGAACTGGGCGTGTTCCCCGGCCATTCGAGTGGAGAATCGAACTGA
- a CDS encoding amidase, which yields MDFTEYRSLDATAMIAGIASGDFTASELVDVAARRLRRVNPTLNAAVLDLSGAARRDVRDGLPSGPLHGIPMVVKDMDGTLAGVRCTMGSRSLVDWVPKNDSTLLGRYRAAGAVFLAKTNCPEFGMVGVTEPELHGPTRNPWNTDYTPGGSSGGTGAAVAGGVVPVGHGGDGGGSIRIPSSHCGLFGLKPSRGRMPTGPDIGEGWNGLAIPHALTRSVRDSALLLDVGRGVDPGAPYAEPPGPRSFVAAMQRRVKRLRIGVSRRAQLAGEIHADNLAAIEDAVALLTDLGHKVEEVDLQFDREELLAAFLTITVASIAQDVAATTSKTGREPKANMFEPATWFAYRLGQVLSAQDLEAALAVRDRFARSMATQMSGLDLHMTATTAIPPVKIGELNLSGIERTGLGALRRLASISGPATNPLYRTLLAQLSEQLMAPNPNTETANLTGRPAMSVPLFWNDTGLPIGTQFTADLGQEALLLQLARELEEARPWFDRVPPL from the coding sequence ATGGATTTCACCGAGTACCGCTCGCTAGATGCTACGGCGATGATCGCTGGCATTGCGTCCGGGGACTTCACCGCTAGCGAACTGGTTGACGTGGCAGCCCGACGACTGCGTCGAGTGAACCCGACCCTCAATGCGGCGGTGTTGGATCTGTCCGGTGCTGCGCGGCGCGACGTTCGAGACGGATTGCCCAGCGGACCACTCCACGGCATCCCCATGGTCGTCAAGGACATGGATGGCACGCTTGCCGGAGTCCGCTGCACTATGGGCTCGCGCTCCCTCGTTGACTGGGTGCCCAAGAACGACTCGACGTTACTTGGTCGCTACCGGGCGGCAGGCGCGGTCTTCCTTGCCAAAACCAACTGCCCCGAGTTCGGGATGGTGGGAGTTACCGAGCCCGAACTGCACGGCCCCACCCGCAACCCGTGGAACACCGACTACACCCCCGGTGGATCTTCGGGGGGTACGGGGGCTGCGGTCGCCGGCGGTGTGGTTCCGGTGGGACACGGTGGCGATGGTGGCGGGTCCATCCGCATCCCCTCGTCACACTGCGGGCTGTTCGGCCTCAAGCCCAGTCGCGGCCGGATGCCCACCGGCCCGGATATCGGCGAAGGCTGGAACGGTCTGGCCATCCCCCACGCACTCACTCGGTCCGTGCGTGACAGCGCACTCCTGCTGGACGTCGGTCGCGGGGTTGATCCAGGTGCTCCCTACGCGGAGCCACCTGGCCCGCGCAGTTTTGTTGCTGCCATGCAACGACGAGTGAAACGGTTGCGGATCGGGGTCAGCCGACGAGCCCAACTTGCTGGCGAAATCCACGCAGATAATCTGGCCGCCATCGAGGATGCCGTTGCGCTGTTGACCGATCTGGGTCACAAGGTAGAAGAGGTGGATCTGCAGTTCGATCGGGAGGAACTGTTAGCCGCATTCCTGACCATCACGGTGGCTTCCATCGCCCAAGACGTGGCCGCTACTACCAGCAAGACCGGACGTGAACCCAAGGCCAACATGTTCGAGCCCGCCACCTGGTTCGCCTACCGGTTGGGTCAGGTGCTGTCAGCGCAAGACCTCGAAGCCGCACTTGCAGTTCGGGATCGCTTCGCCCGCTCGATGGCTACGCAAATGAGCGGCCTAGACCTTCATATGACCGCCACGACCGCGATTCCGCCGGTCAAGATCGGAGAATTAAATTTGAGCGGTATCGAACGCACCGGGCTGGGCGCGTTGCGTCGACTCGCCAGTATCAGTGGCCCTGCCACGAATCCGCTGTATCGCACGCTGCTCGCGCAACTGTCGGAGCAACTCATGGCACCCAACCCCAACACGGAGACCGCCAACCTCACCGGTCGACCCGCCATGAGCGTGCCATTGTTCTGGAACGACACCGGCCTACCAATCGGTACGCAGTTCACCGCAGACTTGGGGCAAGAGGCACTTCTGCTGCAACTAGCGCGGGAACTGGAAGAGGCCCGACCCTGGTTCGACCGGGTGCCACCGCTGTGA
- a CDS encoding hemolysin III family protein: MAINDGSAGGLDAVDPRAKIEGLRASIGTAVKPRLRGWLHFGAAPMAFLLGLGLLVFTPDQSLRFAVAVYVATTVLLFGVSAGYHLGAGGRRTSAALNRLDHANIYLFIAGSYTPFAVALDNEQIGRTMLLLVWSIALLGSLVRVIWWGAPRWLVVSSYLALGWVSVLFLPAIAEQFSAVIVALMAAGGVLYSIGAVVYARKRPDPHPEWFGYHEVFHGFTIAAFLLQFAAIAMVVT, translated from the coding sequence ATGGCTATCAATGACGGCAGCGCAGGTGGATTAGACGCTGTCGATCCCCGCGCCAAGATCGAGGGGTTGCGCGCCTCGATCGGCACGGCAGTCAAACCACGGTTGCGGGGCTGGCTGCATTTTGGTGCCGCACCGATGGCTTTCCTCCTGGGTCTGGGCCTCCTAGTTTTCACCCCGGATCAGAGCCTGCGGTTCGCAGTCGCGGTGTATGTCGCAACCACCGTTTTGCTCTTCGGTGTGAGCGCCGGCTATCACCTAGGGGCGGGTGGTCGACGCACCAGCGCCGCCCTGAACCGACTCGACCACGCCAATATCTATCTATTCATCGCTGGCAGCTATACCCCGTTTGCAGTAGCGCTCGACAATGAGCAGATCGGCCGAACGATGCTGCTGCTGGTGTGGAGTATCGCGTTGCTCGGCAGTCTCGTGCGGGTGATCTGGTGGGGTGCGCCACGCTGGCTTGTGGTGAGTTCTTATTTGGCGTTGGGCTGGGTGTCGGTGCTCTTCCTACCGGCCATTGCCGAGCAATTCAGTGCCGTCATAGTGGCACTAATGGCAGCGGGCGGAGTGCTGTACTCCATCGGTGCCGTCGTATATGCCCGGAAACGACCCGATCCCCACCCGGAATGGTTCGGCTATCACGAGGTGTTCCACGGCTTCACCATTGCCGCCTTCCTTCTCCAGTTTGCCGCGATAGCGATGGTCGTCACATGA
- a CDS encoding thioredoxin family protein, translating into MAVQSQQTELGTALPATTLPDLDGNSVDLAAYRGDEPLVVAFVANHCPYVKHVEAELGRLAAEAAAAGVNFVAIVSNDLANYPDDDVSGARDQAKRSGWDFPYLMDREQTAAMAFGAACTPDFFVFDADGKLAYRGALDESSPKNGKPLTGDALRDAIARITRGDEVPLPHQPALGCGIKWLPGNQPEGISLI; encoded by the coding sequence ATGGCTGTTCAGTCGCAACAAACCGAACTGGGAACTGCGCTTCCCGCCACCACCCTGCCGGATCTCGACGGCAACTCCGTTGATCTGGCGGCTTACCGCGGTGACGAACCACTCGTAGTGGCTTTCGTCGCTAATCACTGCCCTTATGTCAAACATGTGGAAGCCGAACTCGGCCGATTGGCCGCCGAAGCGGCCGCGGCTGGGGTGAACTTCGTGGCTATCGTCTCCAACGATCTCGCGAACTACCCTGATGATGATGTTTCGGGTGCGCGTGACCAAGCAAAACGGTCCGGTTGGGACTTCCCGTATCTGATGGACCGCGAGCAAACCGCAGCGATGGCCTTCGGCGCCGCCTGCACACCCGATTTCTTCGTCTTCGATGCCGACGGAAAACTCGCCTATCGCGGTGCCCTGGATGAATCGTCGCCCAAGAATGGCAAGCCGCTGACCGGCGATGCCTTGCGTGATGCCATTGCCCGGATCACGCGTGGCGACGAGGTCCCGCTTCCCCACCAGCCGGCGCTGGGCTGTGGAATCAAGTGGCTACCGGGGAACCAGCCGGAGGGAATCAGTCTGATATGA
- a CDS encoding DUF456 domain-containing protein, translating to MLAGVLLGAAVVLGLIGTVFPILPGSLFVAVGAIGYALWAQQTPITVAAIVALIILVAGVGLKYLIPARAVSGDVDNVALFIGGLLGLIGFFVIPIVGLLIGFVLGVVLVELLRTRSLRQAIPATKCALTAAGISILVELVAVLLAGGIIITAALVF from the coding sequence CTGCTAGCGGGGGTCCTCCTCGGCGCAGCAGTTGTTCTGGGGCTTATCGGTACCGTATTTCCGATCCTGCCGGGATCGCTGTTCGTTGCTGTCGGCGCCATCGGCTACGCGCTATGGGCGCAACAAACTCCCATCACCGTTGCGGCAATCGTCGCGCTGATCATTTTGGTGGCGGGCGTGGGACTGAAATACCTAATTCCCGCCCGAGCCGTCAGCGGCGACGTCGACAACGTCGCCTTATTCATCGGCGGCCTGCTGGGGCTGATCGGATTTTTCGTTATCCCGATTGTCGGGCTGTTGATTGGATTCGTGCTGGGTGTGGTGCTGGTGGAACTGCTGCGCACTCGCTCGCTGCGGCAAGCGATCCCTGCCACCAAGTGTGCACTCACTGCTGCTGGGATCAGCATTCTGGTGGAACTAGTTGCGGTCTTGCTCGCAGGCGGAATCATCATCACCGCCGCACTTGTCTTTTAG
- a CDS encoding DNA topoisomerase IV subunit A, with protein MPRTREPAPAVMERIVDIDVAQEMQGSFLEYAYSVIYSRALPDARDGLKPVQRRILFQMAQMGLRPDRGHVKSARVVGEVMGRLHPHGDSAIYDALVRMAQPFSLRLPMVDGHGNFGSPDDGPAAMRYTECRLAAPALDMTASLDEDVVDLVSNYDGRETEPQVLPSAIPNLLVNGAAGIAVGMATNMAPHNLGEVVAAARHLLKHPRASVADLNRFVLGPDLPTGGLVVGLDGVRKAYETGKGSFKMRAQTTVEQVSARRQGIVIHSLPYGVGPERVVERIRDLVRDKKLTGIANLVDLTDADHGLRLIVEIKSGFNPDAVLVQLYKLTPIEEQFSINNVALVDGQPRTLGLKELLQVFLDHRLEVVTRRSEYRRARAQERLHLVEGLLIAILDIDEVIAIIRGSDDTAMARQRLMTAFDLSEAQTNYILEMPLRRLTKFSRLELEAEAEELKERIEALTEILENPKTLQKVVSAELAEVADRHADERRTVLLESAEAELPTADLEVPDGPCWALMSSSGLLARTTNTEPLSTEGKRASHDSIVAAVTSTVRGRVCLLTSDGAAHPINVIDLPTLPDSANAPALSGGSSITSLLELPKNVSVIGLAVPGSTIAIGTQQGVVKRVEIEDLAKSEWQIINLADGDAVVGATPVVGDDDDMVFITAAGQLLRFPAKAVRPQGRAAGGMNGIKLAAADEVVFFAAVTASDDAEVVTVAGSADALPGTTPGTVKVTPLSAYPSKGRATGGVRCHKFRSGEDRLQVGWAGPGPARAATARGAAAPLPEADPRRDGTGTPATKNVARVGGRFA; from the coding sequence ATGCCACGCACGCGGGAGCCAGCACCAGCGGTCATGGAGCGAATCGTCGATATTGACGTCGCCCAAGAGATGCAGGGGTCATTCCTGGAGTACGCCTACTCGGTGATCTACTCCCGAGCGCTTCCCGACGCCCGCGACGGCCTCAAACCGGTGCAACGGCGGATCTTGTTCCAGATGGCCCAGATGGGTCTGCGGCCAGACCGCGGCCACGTGAAATCCGCTCGCGTCGTGGGAGAGGTGATGGGTCGGCTTCATCCACACGGGGATAGCGCCATCTACGACGCACTAGTGCGGATGGCGCAACCCTTCAGCCTGCGGCTGCCCATGGTGGACGGTCACGGCAACTTTGGCTCACCCGATGATGGGCCCGCTGCCATGCGATATACCGAGTGCCGACTCGCCGCACCCGCACTGGATATGACCGCATCGTTGGACGAAGACGTCGTAGATCTGGTCAGTAACTACGACGGTCGCGAGACCGAGCCGCAGGTACTGCCGTCCGCGATTCCCAATCTGTTGGTGAACGGGGCGGCCGGGATCGCAGTGGGCATGGCTACCAACATGGCTCCCCACAATCTCGGTGAGGTGGTCGCAGCTGCCCGCCATCTGCTGAAGCATCCCCGAGCCTCAGTGGCTGACCTGAACCGCTTCGTTTTGGGTCCCGATCTCCCCACTGGTGGGCTAGTTGTTGGCTTGGACGGTGTCCGGAAGGCCTACGAGACCGGAAAGGGCTCGTTCAAAATGCGGGCCCAAACCACGGTGGAGCAGGTGTCTGCTCGCCGGCAGGGCATCGTGATCCACTCACTGCCCTATGGTGTGGGACCGGAACGGGTGGTGGAACGCATCCGCGACCTCGTCCGCGACAAGAAGTTGACCGGCATCGCGAATCTGGTTGATCTGACCGATGCAGACCACGGCCTGCGGCTGATTGTCGAGATCAAATCTGGTTTCAACCCCGACGCGGTCTTGGTCCAGTTGTATAAACTCACCCCGATCGAGGAGCAGTTCTCCATCAACAACGTTGCCCTCGTCGACGGTCAGCCGCGCACGCTGGGACTTAAAGAATTGCTGCAGGTCTTCCTGGACCACCGGCTAGAGGTGGTGACCCGTCGCTCGGAGTACCGGCGGGCACGGGCCCAGGAACGACTCCACTTAGTCGAGGGTCTGCTGATTGCGATTCTGGATATCGACGAAGTCATCGCGATCATCCGTGGCAGCGATGACACCGCCATGGCTCGCCAACGGTTGATGACCGCTTTCGATCTGTCCGAAGCGCAGACCAACTACATCCTGGAGATGCCGCTGCGCCGCCTCACCAAGTTCTCTCGGCTGGAACTGGAAGCGGAAGCAGAGGAACTTAAGGAACGCATCGAGGCCCTCACTGAGATCTTGGAGAACCCCAAGACTCTGCAGAAAGTGGTGTCCGCGGAGTTGGCTGAGGTGGCTGACCGCCACGCGGATGAACGTCGTACGGTGCTGCTGGAATCAGCCGAAGCGGAGTTGCCGACCGCCGATCTGGAAGTCCCCGACGGCCCCTGCTGGGCACTGATGTCCAGCTCCGGACTGCTGGCTCGCACCACCAACACCGAACCACTGTCCACCGAAGGCAAGCGCGCCAGTCACGACAGCATTGTGGCGGCGGTGACCTCGACAGTCCGCGGTCGGGTCTGCTTGCTGACCTCCGACGGTGCGGCACATCCGATCAACGTCATCGACCTCCCAACATTGCCCGACAGCGCCAACGCGCCGGCCTTGTCCGGGGGCAGTTCGATCACTTCGCTCCTCGAACTTCCCAAGAATGTCTCTGTGATCGGCCTGGCCGTCCCGGGCAGCACCATCGCCATCGGCACCCAGCAGGGCGTGGTGAAACGGGTCGAGATCGAAGACTTGGCGAAATCGGAATGGCAAATCATCAACCTGGCTGACGGTGATGCCGTCGTCGGCGCCACCCCGGTTGTCGGTGATGATGACGACATGGTGTTCATTACGGCTGCCGGGCAACTATTGCGTTTTCCGGCCAAAGCCGTGCGGCCGCAGGGGCGAGCGGCAGGTGGCATGAACGGCATCAAACTGGCCGCAGCGGACGAAGTGGTGTTCTTCGCAGCCGTCACCGCCTCAGACGATGCCGAAGTGGTGACTGTGGCGGGATCCGCTGATGCCTTGCCCGGCACTACTCCCGGCACGGTGAAGGTAACGCCGCTGTCGGCCTACCCGAGCAAGGGACGGGCAACCGGTGGCGTTCGCTGCCACAAGTTCCGTTCCGGTGAGGATCGACTGCAGGTCGGTTGGGCTGGGCCTGGTCCGGCACGTGCGGCCACTGCCCGAGGCGCAGCTGCGCCGCTACCGGAGGCCGACCCTCGCCGCGATGGCACCGGCACGCCCGCGACCAAAAACGTTGCTCGGGTGGGCGGCCGTTTCGCATGA
- a CDS encoding carbonic anhydrase, with product MSTFPGDTFADVITGNDSYAASFGQGDLPARAGQGLAIVTCMDSRIDPLAITGLQAGDAKVIRNAGAQVTDEVLQTLVLAVYLLGVTRVLVMPHTNCKMASATETEVHDLLTEAAGMDTRSLQIKTIDDQLQALARDLVKIRNYPYLPSDLTVAGAIYNVTNGQLQPFED from the coding sequence ATGTCGACCTTCCCCGGCGATACCTTCGCCGACGTCATCACCGGCAATGATTCTTACGCAGCAAGTTTCGGCCAGGGCGACCTACCTGCCCGCGCAGGCCAAGGACTCGCGATCGTCACTTGCATGGATTCCCGCATTGACCCGCTGGCGATCACCGGGCTTCAGGCTGGTGATGCGAAGGTGATCCGCAACGCGGGGGCGCAAGTCACCGATGAGGTGCTGCAAACGCTAGTGCTGGCGGTCTACCTGTTGGGGGTGACCCGGGTGTTAGTGATGCCACACACCAACTGCAAGATGGCTAGTGCGACTGAGACTGAAGTTCATGACCTGCTAACCGAAGCCGCTGGCATGGACACCCGCAGTTTGCAGATCAAAACCATCGATGACCAGCTGCAAGCGCTGGCTCGTGATCTGGTGAAGATTCGCAACTACCCCTACTTACCAAGCGACCTGACTGTAGCCGGTGCTATTTACAACGTGACCAATGGCCAGTTGCAGCCGTTCGAGGACTAG
- a CDS encoding type IIA DNA topoisomerase subunit B: protein MPDSTAAAKKRGSGSRAKKATGGYSAKQLRVLEGLDAVRKRPGMYIGSTDGRGLMHCLWEILDNSVDEALGGWCTEIEVHLFPDGSVEVRDDGRGIPVDKEPKTRMTGVEVVMTKLHAGGKFGDGSYAASGGLHGVGASVVNALSERLDVEVDRDRRIHVISFRRGVPGLFDGDGPDAEFKKKAGLQDGGRCSPKKTGTRVRWWADRQIFTADAGYDLDILRARIQQTTFLVPGVTIRLLDERNPEEVVDESFAHRGGIVDYVDHLAVGEPVTNVVELRGSDTFTETVPVLDDAGHMTPQDVERDLTVDVALRWSNGYDTVLKSFVNIIATPKGGTHVTGFERALTRTFNERLKSAKVLKSGEDNVTKDDVLEGITAVVSVRLAEPQFEGQTKEVLGTPAVTKIVQKVVSEQLAEWMRKPPRGDKQSVKLALEKVANAMRARVSARATRDLQRRKNALESSSLPAKLVDCRTSKVDESELFIVEGDSALGTAKLARESEGQALLPIRGKILNVQKASVADMLKNAECAAIIQVIGAGSGRTFDIDQVRYGKIIMMSDADVDGAHIRCLLLTLFYRYMRPLLEDGRVYAAVPPLHRIETVAAGKRNGEVIYTYNEDQMHETLRDLDKRNVRVKDPVQRYKGLGEMDARQLRETTMSRQSRTLRRVQVEDAEAAEEVFHLLMGNDVAPRKEFLVTSSEQLDRERIDA from the coding sequence GTGCCCGACAGCACCGCCGCAGCCAAAAAGCGCGGTTCTGGGTCCCGTGCCAAGAAAGCCACCGGGGGCTACTCCGCTAAGCAACTGCGGGTCTTAGAGGGGTTGGACGCCGTCCGCAAGCGTCCCGGCATGTACATCGGGTCGACCGACGGTCGTGGTCTGATGCACTGTCTGTGGGAGATTCTCGACAACTCTGTCGATGAGGCGTTGGGCGGTTGGTGTACCGAGATCGAGGTGCACTTGTTCCCCGACGGTTCGGTCGAAGTTCGCGACGACGGGCGCGGGATCCCGGTGGACAAAGAGCCAAAGACCCGGATGACCGGTGTGGAAGTGGTGATGACCAAACTGCACGCTGGTGGCAAGTTCGGCGATGGCTCATATGCCGCCTCTGGCGGTTTACACGGCGTTGGAGCTTCGGTAGTCAACGCGCTGTCGGAACGGCTCGATGTTGAGGTAGACCGTGACCGCCGAATCCACGTCATCTCTTTCCGCCGCGGCGTTCCTGGCCTATTCGATGGTGATGGGCCGGATGCTGAGTTCAAGAAAAAGGCTGGTCTGCAGGACGGCGGTCGTTGTTCGCCGAAGAAAACCGGCACGCGGGTGCGCTGGTGGGCGGACCGCCAAATCTTCACCGCTGACGCCGGCTACGACCTCGACATCCTCCGCGCACGCATCCAACAGACCACCTTCCTCGTCCCCGGCGTGACTATCCGCCTGCTGGACGAGCGGAATCCCGAGGAGGTAGTGGACGAGTCATTTGCCCACCGAGGTGGGATCGTGGACTACGTCGACCACCTCGCCGTGGGTGAGCCGGTCACCAACGTCGTGGAACTGCGCGGCTCGGATACTTTTACCGAAACGGTGCCAGTGCTGGATGACGCCGGTCATATGACACCGCAGGACGTGGAACGAGATCTGACCGTAGACGTCGCGTTGCGGTGGAGCAACGGGTACGACACAGTCTTGAAATCGTTCGTGAACATCATCGCTACCCCCAAGGGTGGAACGCATGTCACCGGCTTCGAGCGAGCATTGACCCGGACGTTCAACGAGCGGCTCAAATCGGCCAAGGTGTTGAAGTCGGGGGAAGACAACGTCACTAAAGACGACGTGCTGGAAGGTATTACCGCGGTGGTGTCGGTTCGACTAGCTGAGCCCCAGTTCGAAGGTCAGACCAAGGAGGTCTTGGGCACGCCAGCGGTTACCAAAATTGTGCAGAAAGTGGTGTCTGAGCAGTTGGCTGAGTGGATGCGCAAACCACCACGCGGCGACAAACAATCGGTGAAGTTGGCGCTGGAGAAAGTCGCCAACGCCATGCGGGCGCGGGTGTCGGCCCGGGCTACTCGGGATTTGCAGCGGCGCAAGAATGCGCTGGAGTCCTCCTCACTACCAGCGAAACTGGTGGACTGCCGCACCAGCAAAGTGGACGAGAGCGAGCTTTTCATCGTCGAGGGTGATAGCGCCTTGGGTACGGCCAAACTCGCACGGGAATCCGAGGGGCAGGCACTGCTGCCGATCCGCGGCAAGATCCTGAACGTTCAAAAAGCTTCGGTCGCCGACATGCTGAAGAACGCTGAATGTGCCGCCATCATTCAGGTCATCGGGGCTGGCTCCGGTCGCACCTTTGATATCGATCAGGTCCGCTACGGCAAGATCATCATGATGAGTGACGCCGATGTAGATGGCGCGCACATTCGGTGCCTGTTACTCACCTTGTTTTATCGCTACATGCGCCCGCTGCTGGAAGATGGCCGGGTGTACGCCGCGGTTCCGCCGCTGCATCGGATCGAAACGGTCGCAGCGGGTAAGCGCAACGGTGAGGTGATCTACACCTACAACGAGGATCAAATGCACGAAACGCTGCGCGATCTGGACAAGCGCAATGTTCGGGTGAAGGACCCAGTGCAGCGGTACAAGGGTTTGGGTGAAATGGACGCACGGCAGTTGCGGGAGACCACAATGAGTCGTCAATCCCGCACCCTGCGCCGAGTGCAGGTCGAGGACGCGGAAGCGGCCGAGGAGGTATTCCATCTGCTGATGGGCAACGACGTTGCTCCCCGCAAGGAGTTCTTGGTTACCTCATCGGAACAACTCGACCGCGAACGCATCGACGCCTAA
- a CDS encoding DUF393 domain-containing protein: MTSATWPVSTEHHRPLLVFDGDCGFCTTSATFIVRRIRPTAQVVPWQRLNLGDLGLTEQQCTEAVQWVTPDGAIRSGSQAIMAMLATAGAPWRVLGRVGEWPPVAILADRCYRWIAEHRGMLPGATPACAQPITATG, encoded by the coding sequence ATGACCTCCGCCACTTGGCCAGTGTCGACCGAGCACCATAGGCCTTTGCTCGTTTTTGACGGCGATTGTGGTTTTTGCACCACCTCGGCCACCTTCATTGTTCGTCGGATCCGCCCGACTGCTCAGGTCGTGCCGTGGCAACGCCTAAACCTCGGGGACCTCGGCTTGACCGAACAGCAGTGCACTGAGGCAGTTCAATGGGTCACGCCCGACGGTGCGATCCGTTCCGGTAGTCAGGCGATCATGGCCATGTTGGCGACAGCGGGCGCGCCGTGGCGGGTTCTGGGCCGGGTTGGTGAATGGCCACCCGTAGCGATCCTCGCGGATCGATGTTACCGCTGGATCGCAGAGCACCGCGGCATGCTGCCTGGCGCTACCCCTGCCTGCGCCCAACCCATCACTGCAACCGGCTAA